A part of Liolophura sinensis isolate JHLJ2023 chromosome 1, CUHK_Ljap_v2, whole genome shotgun sequence genomic DNA contains:
- the LOC135481800 gene encoding UBX domain-containing protein 11-like, with protein sequence MSSPLSSLKKNHKSALGLGHLAMGSNDVKKPLVPFRPGYTDDEHKLLDEITSSMASSRPRGMRDPFLGGLPKPSDASSGRSNVSRGSNSNSVQTSPRSTTSTKTSDHELMSIMMARLAQLEQKVQYQTKDICDKDKKIRILEDKVKILNKARESDSPGKTQHLEKKCLLLQQQIHEMEQFLADYGMVWVGESADDDSDVYQADSDEDDTQSTKSNQGIWRPGASVPTTELKVDYNQLIKNVQELNVLAGEGVARVQRTTDGARLKIPDSVPLVLYANGIVLFAGPFRPFTDPATQQCVKDLMDGYFPTELQNRYPEGIPLQITDKREVFFRDKRNDDVFKGSGQLLGGETKPSRLIPSNLNLGTQTASAENTQGLVEETELPGPKQSVDQFLGSLPSSVIRGGRVIDIRESLRQDIQPSSAANDVTVVETQVVMDMKKRLEIDQKKRPPTPRNITTLRIKAETGEKTFVLKMKFTDTVADLRRYLDTHRLPGSPAYDIMSTFPSRILEDDTVSLQSCGLTPNATLHLRVRKGTMLAGGKSLE encoded by the exons ATGAGTTCACCCCTGTCAAGTTTGAAAAAGAACCACAAATCAGCATTGGGCCTGGGACATTTGGCGATGGG TTCCAATGATGTTAAGAAGCCATTAGTTCCCTTTAGACCAGGATATACAG atgATGAACACAAACTCCTGGACGAGATCACAAGCAGCATGGCATCCTCTCGCCCCAGAGGCATGAGGGACCCTTTTCTTGGTGGGTTGCCAAAACCTTCAGATGCATCAAGTGGGCGATCAAATGTGTCCAGGGGAAGCAACTCTAATAGTGTCCAGACAAGTCCAAGATCAACTACAAGCACAA AAACGTCTGACCATGAGCTGATGTCCATCATGATGGCTAGATTGGCCCAGCTGGAGCAGAAAGTTCAATATCAGACCAAAGATATCTGTGATAAG GATAAGAAAATTCGAATATTAGAAGACAAGgtgaaaattttgaataaagCCAGAG AATCGGACAGTCCTGgaaaaacacagcatttagaAAAAAAGTGCTTGCTTCTCCAGCAGCAGATTCATGAAATGGAG CAATTCTTGGCCGACTATGGGATGGTGTGGGTGGGTGAGTCTGCTGACGATGACTCAGATGTCTATCAGGCCGACAGCGATGAAGACGATACTCAGTCCACTAAAAGTAACCAGGGCATATGGAGACCAG GAGCATCTGTGCCCACAACTGAGCTGAAGGTGGACTACAATCAGCTGATAAAGAATGTGCAGGAACTGAACGTGTTGGCCGGGGAGGGAGTGGCAAGGGTACAGAGGACTACAGACGGGGCAAGACTTAAG aTTCCTGACTCTGTACCATTAGTCCTGTATGCTAATGGTATTGTCCTGTTTGCTGGTCCATTCCGCCCCTTCACGGACCCCGCCACCCAGCAGTGTGTGAAAGACCTGATGGATGGTTACTTTCCCACAGAGCTTCAGAACAGGTACCCTGAGGGCATCCccttacag ATAACAGACAAGAGAGAAGTCTTCTTCAGAGACAAGCGGAATGATGATGTGTTTAAGGGGTCAGGACAACTGCTGGGTGGGGAGACCAAACCCTCACGGCTGATACCCAGTAATCTAAACCTGGGGACACAGACAGCCAGTGCAGAGAACACCCAGGGGCTGGTGGAAGAGACAGAGTTACCAG GACCCAAGCAGTCTGTTGATCAATTCCTGGGCTCATTACCCTCATCTGTTATCCGTGGTGGGAGAGTGATTGATATCAGGGAGTCCCTCAGACAGGACATACAG CCATCCTCAGCTGCCAATGATGTGACTGTGGTAGAAACACAAGTTGTCATGGACATGAAGAAACG GTTGGAAATCGATCAGAAGAAGAGACCTCCAACTCCACGAAATATCACCACGCTGAGAATCAAAGCTGAAACAGGGGAGAAAACCTTTGTGTTGAAAATGAAGTTCACAGACACAGTAGCAGACTTGAGGAGATACCTAGATACTCATAG attgccTGGTTCCCCAGCCTATGACATCATGTCTACATTCCCTAGCCGGATCCTGGAGGATGACACTGTCTCCCTACAAAGCTGTGGCCTCACCCCTAATGCTACCTTACACCTGCGGGTCAGGAAGGGGACAATGCTGGCAGGAGGGAAGAGCTTAGAATAA